From Montipora foliosa isolate CH-2021 chromosome 6, ASM3666993v2, whole genome shotgun sequence, a single genomic window includes:
- the LOC138006750 gene encoding zinc finger protein 709-like: protein MRQKPQSREKPYKCKQCGKCFSVAGSLRIHERVHAGEKPYECKQCGKRFSEAGNLRRHVRVHTGEKPYKCKQCGKCFSQAGHLWVHERVHTGEKPYECKQCGKSFSVSGSLRNHERVHTGEKPYECKQCGKCFSQADTLRRHERVHAGEKPHECKQCGKCFSEAGNLRAHVRVHTGEKPYECKQCGKCFRLANHLRRHERVHTGEKPYECKQCGRCFSEVGHLKKHERVHSGEKPYECKQCGKCFSRAGNLRTHERVHTGEKPYQCKQCGKCFSEAGSLRKHERVHNGEKFYECKQCGKCFNEAGGLRRHERVHTGEKPYECKQCGKCFSRAESLKIHVRVHTGEKPYKCKQCGKCFSEAGSLRMHERVHTGEKPYKCKQCGKCFSVGGNVKRHERVHTGKKRYKRSKRTGKSFCNRRSVRKHDKARESSNEPEVQIQCTRACQEHSSNQVVKQICWLCQEELSSEELLLAHYQNHMTFEEEPSP from the coding sequence ATGAGACAAAAACCCCAAAGCAGAGAGAAGCCttacaaatgcaaacaatgtggcaagtgttttagcgtaGCGGGAAGTTTAAGgatacatgaaagagtccatgctggagaaaagccttatgaatgcaaacaatgtggcaagcgttttagcgaagcaggaaatttaaggagacatgtaagagtccatactggagaaaagccttataaatgcaaacaatgtggcaagtgttttagccaagcaggacaCTTGTGGgtacatgaaagagtccatactggagaaaagccttatgaatgcaaacaatgtggcaagtctTTTAGCGTATCAGGAAGTTTAAGGAaccatgaaagagtccatactggagagaagccttatgaatgcaaacaatgtggcaagtgttttagccaagcagatACCTTaaggagacatgaaagagtccatgcTGGAGAAAAGCCtcatgaatgcaaacaatgtggcaagtgttttagcgaaGCAGGAAATTTAAGGGCACATGTAAGAGttcatactggagagaagccttatgaatgcaaacaatgtggcaagtgttttcgCCTAGCAAATCACTTaaggagacatgaaagagtccatactggagagaagccttatgaatgcaaacaatgtggaaggTGTTTTAGTGAAGTAGGACATTTAAagaaacatgaaagagtccatagtggagaaaagccttatgaatgcaaacaatgtggcaagtgttttagccgagCAGGgaatttaaggacacatgaaagagtccatactggagagaagccctatcagtgcaaacaatgtggcaagtgttttagcgaagcaggaagtttaaggaaacatgaaagagtccataatGGAGAAAAGTtctatgaatgcaaacaatgtggcaagtgttttaacGAAGCAGGAGGTTTAAGGAGACATGagagagtccatactggagaaaagccttatgaatgcaaacaatgtggcaagtgttttagccgagCAGAAAGTTTAAAGATACATgtaagagtccatactggagaaaagccttataaatgcaaacaatgtggcaagtgttttagcgaaGCAGGAAGTTTAAGGAtgcatgaaagagtccatactggagaaaagccttataagtgcaaacaatgtggcaagtgttttagtgtAGGAGGAAATGTAAagagacatgaaagagtccatactggaaaGAAGCGTTATAAACGTAGTAAGCGGAccggaaagtctttttgcaacaGAAGAAGTGTCAGAAAACATGATAAAGCACGAGAAAGTTCAAATGAACCCGAAGTACAGATTCAATGCACCCGCGCTTGTCAAGAACATAGTTCAAACCAGGTTGTAAAACAGATCTGTTGGCTTTGCCAGGAAGAGTTGAGCAGCGAGGAGCTTCTTCTTGCACACTACCAAAATCATATGACGTTTGAGGAGGAGCCGTCACCCTGA